From the genome of Salmo salar chromosome ssa29, Ssal_v3.1, whole genome shotgun sequence:
AACTCCGACCTAGGAGCAAAGCCTGCTGGGATACCCTCTGTCTGACAGACGAGGTGCTCTGATAGGCTTGCACCAGAGTGGGTGTATCCAGGGGGCGAGGGAAATgtatctgacagagagagagaggggtatttTGGAGGTATCTTGAATACTGTACTCTAGGTTAAAGGAAAGTAAACCAATTGATCCAGGAATGGATGTGGTTGTCTGTGTAGTCAATTGTGTGtgaatttgtgtatgtgtgtgtgtgtttgtttgtgcctgtgtgtgtgtgtgtgcgtgtgtgcgtgtgtgtgtgtgcttgtgtgtgtgtgtgtgtgtgtgtgtgtgtgtgtgtgtgtgtgtgtgtgtgtgtgtgtgtgtgtgtgtgtggctagttACATAGTGTGCCGCTTTTGTTTGATTTTCTCTATGGTCAGTTACCTGTCTGCTGGCCGGGGTATGGAAAGGCGTGATTGGTGGAGAGGTGGGTTTGGGGACTGGCCTTGCGTTACCATTGGTCAAGGAGGAAGTCCCGGGAGCAGAAGATATGTTGCCATGGTTTACAGAGGAGGGGGGCAGAGAAGTGATGGCTGATACAGTGGGGGAGGAGCGGGAGGGAGTGAGTAGAGGGGAAGTAAAATGGATGGTGGGGGGAGTGAGGGGAAAAGGAACAGGTTTGTGAGTGACTTTAGTGGGGGCATGCGTGGGTGTAGGTAGAGAGGGTGTAAGTGTGGGGGGAGTAGGTGTACATGTTGGGGTGGGGTTGAGTATTGTAGGGGTGACGGGGTTGGGAGTAAGTGAGGGGGAAGTAGGTGTACATGTTGGGGTGGGGTTGAGTACCATAGGGGTGAAGGTAGTGAGGGTTTTATGAGTGAGCGTGGGGGGAGGTGAGGGGGTGGGGTTCAGTTTAGGGGGATTGGGGGTAGgtgtagaggaggaagagggtgtGCATGTAGAGGTGAGAGTGAGCATACTAGCAGAGGGAGTGGGGGTGAGTTTAGAAGGGCGGGGGGGATTCAGTTTAGGGGGAGTAGGGGTGAGTTTAGGGGGAGTAGTAAGGTTGTGAGCAGCTGAAGACCTATTGGGGGACAGGGGGCTGGGGCTCCTGGTGGGTCCCTCTCTGGTctccgttctctctccctctgtctctgctctgctctgagtGCATGTCTCCAAGGATGGGTCTGTCTCCATCGCTCTAGGATTCAGCATGCTGCAGGAGGACACACAGTATCAGACCTCTGTCTGTTTTATGTTGTAGTTAATTATTTCAGTTGTGGCTACAGAAACAGCGCCACCTTTGGTCATATCAGGAACGTTTCCCAAATCTTCCCACAAAAGCGTTGAGACCTATGCACTTCGAATTTGTAACAAAGTAATGACTTAATTTATAATGGAAATATACGGGGATAATCATTGCCTTAGCAGGTGCCACCCACGTGTGACAGATGCAAACATCTGGGTAGAGACTCGAGTGCCTCTCGCGCTGCCGGACTAGTGTCTTGCCTTTAATAATCATGTTTACGATGACGATGCTTAGGCTACTTTGTCTACAAATATCCTGCCAAGAAAATCCCAACCTATTAAAAAGTGTGGGTGTCATTGAATGTTCTATCAAAACCACCAAGAAATAGTAGCCTACATACCTAGGCCTGTCCAAACCAGTTGTGACGCATGCAGCCGAGCCTATTCTCTCTATCCATCAACAAAGAGGAAATGCATGTTTGTTTATCTATAGGCTACTCCTTCTGTCAATGTCAGTGAAAGAAGGCTGAACTGCGTTTCTGTAGATTACAAATGACAGTCAGTAGGCTAAAAGGGGCGTGCATGTGACACATTGCGCGCTCCACTTCCTGGTATTAGAGAACACAGAATGTGTATTCAATAGCAGCACGTCATAACATCAGCCCCGATAAAATTAGCTTTATGACTTTGCGTCGCTTGTGATAAACCTGCCACAAATATAAAGTGGCAGGTAAACACTATCCTAATCAGACGCGGATGTTTCAACAACAAGTGTGAAATATATGCTACGAATATTTCAGAGTAGGTAAATGTGAGTTTATGATTAATAGAATCACACCAATGATTCGTAAGTTATCCCATCTGTGCTCCcctcaccacccccacccacaccTCCATACCTGCCGGGGGTCTGTGTGGAGGCAGACCGCTCAGGGAGGCCAGAGAGTCGGGTGCGATGTGCCAGTCAGTCCGCCAGATGGGAGGAATGGAGAGTGAGTACAGTAGCGTAGAGCTGTGACGCtcacagagcagagagcagagagaggcaaGACAGCACCACGCACAGTGCAGGAGGACCGCACTCaaattgtgtgtgtagtgtttttttAATGtcaatgttaaataaataaaaaacgtaATTTTTAAGCCCTTTACGAAGGGGGCACACTAACTGGATCAGGTCTCTCTCCGTGCACAACGAGGACTCGAACCAAGCCggaccctctgaacacatcgACAATAGACACTCATGAAGCATCGCAGAACAAGgcaaacaactacttcaaggtctctgagcgagtgatgtcaccaattgatagccatttcacaccagttacactcaccctcctctgacctcctcctcctccgcagTAAACCCAGCAGCTGGGCAGAACCCAACTAAGTGAtctgggtcaacagcatcaatgtaacagtattacttccgtccctctccttgacCCAACTTAAGCTCGAACCATGGACCctatgcacacatcaacaactccCTTTCCACAAAGTATCGTTACctatcgcgccacaaaagccgcagccaaAAAGATGCCTAGGACAGTAGATACTCTAGTCTAGTGCATGCAGTATTGTCAGTGGAGGATTGATAGTGTAGAGTGACATGCACAGCATTTGATGGGCAGGAGGTATGtttgaaaatgttatttaatcaAGCTATGTATCCTGTTGAGTCCTTCATGATGAATAAATAATACGAAAACGTTCTCTGTAAAACTGGCAAGGTtgctagactttagaaaagcaaacaattactaaatatacagaaaaatatacagtgcatttggaaagtaatcagaccccttgactttttccacattttgttatgttacagccttattctaaaattgattaaatagttttaaaaaaaattctcatcactctacacacaataccccatagtgacaaagcagaTGGGGGGCAATTTAtattaaaaaactgaaatatacatttgcataagtattcagaccctttactcagtacttaatgaagcacctttgtcagtgattacagtctcaagtcttcttgggtatgacgctacaagcttggcacacctgtatttggggagtttctcccattcttctctgcagatcctctaaatctctgtcaggttggatggggagtgttgctgctcagctattttcagatctctccagagatgttcgatcgggttcaagtccgggctctggctggtccactcaaggacattcagagacttgtcccgaagccactcctgcgttgtcttggctgtgtgcttagggttgttggaaggtgaaccttcgctccagtctgaggtcctgagcgctctggagcaggttttcatcaaggatctctctcatCTTGAAAAAACGCATACTAAAAATGTGGAAATTAACCAATCCGCCGTCCTTAACACAGTAGAAAAGTTAATGATTTattattgaaatattgaaataaCATGGGCGACTGTGAAAAACAAATTGGTACAATTTAAGGCCAAgtggcaaacaataatgcaggcactagggatggaggtgtgagcaTGTGGGTCTGGGCAGATTAGATGTAGTCATTGCTTGTGTGCTTCTGTAAGTTGTTGTTCTTAAGTATATGTTTGTATCTGAAGTGAAAAAATGTGCCATCTCTGAAGACATCTATATTGGCCTGCTAatataggactagtaaaggcccagtgcactactttttgtgAAAACATAAACTAAACGTGTTTGAGTGTTTAATAGCATTTGTATtatcagattaactgttttgtaAAGATAATTATCAGACTCAAGTTACTTGTGAAATATAAAAATACTTGCTTGATATATGTTTTCCACCttcttgaaatactttgcaaaCACAAGTTATTTCTTTGTGAAAactgacactcttatccagagaaacttaCAATAGTGAGTGcaaacattttcatactggtcccccatgggaatcgtaCCAACaacctctaccaactgagccacatcatcacatcacataATCAATTACTGTATTGGTCATTGTTttatctccatggtgatggaaagtctacaggaactaacctagatgaccagcctatgtacaatacagtaatgtacatttacattaagtCGTTTGTAAGGATAGtaaattaatactgcacaaaaagtggttgttttccatgttatttggtcaagaaaaatatttaatttgatgtggatgttttgtgtctttgaccataactttgcaccttttgatgtaaatgtttgaggacagggttttgttctttgtaaaattccattagaatgacaatCGCAGAGAAAAGGATAGGGCAACAACTCTTACAATATCCCACTATTGAATCCTGCAAGACACTTTTCTTAAATAAACGAGCTTTTTTGCAGAGATgctgaaaaaaatattttacccTAACTACAGATGTCTACTGTATATCTAATACTAGTgtgaaattgttatttttttcttcaaaaatattacaaaaaaaataaaatactattTTTTCCAAAAAGGATATAGATTTTGttgaaaaaagtatatatatttttttattctgatttttcagggggtgctgaaGCACCCTCCGCAACcctacttcctgcggctatgCTCACTACAAGGTCAAGCATCCTTTGGGGATTCTATCCAGTCAGTAATCGGATTACTGTAAAACCTATTGAATTTAATTTGCCCTGGCAGCCTGCGCGTGGCACGGGATTCCTCTGTCAACAAGCGGTCGCCAGGTGAGGCAGACAAGCCAGACGTGCGTTCACCAGCATCCAGCACCTCATAGGCTAATAGCCTACTAATTCAAAGAGTTGATAAAACCATTGTAGAACCGATTCAACTATTATTGACAAGGTGAGATGATAAGGACTTTATTTGGAGCCTTGACCTAGCCTAGCCTATATATTTTTTATGGATAAAATGCCGACCACAAGGGTCATCAAGCAAAAGCCTGTTATTGAAACAAAAACAAGAGTCGTCGAAGTGAAAACAAAACCGGTTGAAACGAAACCAGCATCGATAACTCAACACAAAGTCACAGCTCCTCGCAAACCGCGGGCGTCGAGCTGTCCCAGATGTATCCATAGTGACCGATGCGAGACCACGAAGACCCAGCAGCAGGTCAAGTTGTGCGCCCCCAGGTGCGATAGGAGAGCGAGATCAACCTCCACCGCTCCCAAATCAACACTCTCCTCTTCGAAATCAGCTGTGCTCTGCCAAAAACCAACAGCCACATCTCCAAAATCAACTGTAACTTCTTCAAAGTCTAAAGAAGCATCTCAGGCGGGGCAGGAAGAGGAACGGACTTCGAGACCCAGGGCGCACTATGCAATTCAGAGGTGagagggacagctgaagaacctttCCTCCTCAAGAAGGCCCGATGGGTAGTCAACCCTGATCTCGGAGAGTTGCTGGGTTTGAATGCTTATAGGCCAGTCCAGGCTCCAGCCCTGCTCAGACACACAGGATTCTCAGCTGGGACCTTTGATTAGCTGAAACAGTTGTGTTACTCTATAGCAAGGTTGGAatgaaagcctgcacacccagtcgCTCTCCAGGAGGGTTGGTCACTCATGCCCTATTAGAGGACTCCTATAGCCTACCTCAATATACTCTAGGCCTATGTGTATGGTTATTTGCAGGTGTGTCGTGTTGTGTACAGCTAGCTGGTAGCTGGAAATAGCTCTGTCTTCAGCGCCAAGCCATCTGCTGCTGGTCGTGTAATCCTACCTCCCACCAGCTGGCACCCAGGTGCTGTGTCACGCTCTGTTCCCTCACCAGATCCTGTTCGCCCTTTATTACATGTTACAAACTGTCACTTAGACGTTTGGCATTTGAATTTCAGAGTAGCTTAGCTGAAAGCCTGTCCAATTTGATGTAAACTGCCAGACTGGCTTGTCATCTTGGCATTACATTATATTTAATTCATTTCTGTTTCTCGGTTTCAGTCACAAAGCTTTCACGGTCATCCCCCCCTAACCCCAAGAAAAGAATAGAGATCCAGCGAAGTGAGTCCTTTGTCTTTCACAGTGTCACAAAACACAGCCAGGAATGTGATtgtcatcatcattatcaccctcttcctcctgttcctccacaccatcatcatcctcatctagGATCAGCCTAGAGGGGGAAGCCTTAAAATGAATTGCTGTGTTCATTTGTTgattggggggagggagggggggggggtgttttaATTGGTTGATTGAGGGCGTGTGTGTCTCTGATTGGTGTGCAGAGGCGGAGGCGGAGCTTGCTGCTTTGGAGGATCTGAGGCTGAGCAGAGCCACACCCTATGTGTCCATTGACCCCAGCAGTGTTGGTGAGACATAGCTACAGATTGTaacaccagataatgtgatttaaccCCACAATTTCACATTTATACTGGTAGTTACAGTTGTGGCTATACAAAACGTCGGCGGAGATTTTTAAAGTAACCTGGTATTGGCGATACTATCTTCGTCCTCGATTCGTGGAAACAGCAGTCTCGTAAAATATATGTGTCTAGTTGCAGGGGGTttgtttgaatttagaaaatgctctgttataaaaataaatataaatgtttTGCGCCTTGAAGTAATTGAACAATGTGTATGGCACcactggggcagcaggtagcctagcggtaaaGCGTGTTGAGCCAGTAACACAAAGGTTGCTGTTTTGaaaatctgtcgacgtgcccttgacgAAGacgcttaaccctaattgctcctgtaaatcaatCTGGACAACAGCATCTCCTAAATgacatgtaaatgtatttttcaaATCTTCTCTCATTGATTGAGACAGATGGGTCCACGATGACAGACACCTGTCTCGATCAAtgagagaagacttgaaatagacaagatggcggGGTACACATTGTTGGATTGCTTCATGGAGCAAaacctttatttattttaataacggagcattttctaaattcaaacggACCCCTTGCAACTGGACACTGACATTTTATGAGACTCCTGTTTCCACTAATTGAGGTTGAAGATATTATCGCCAATACCAGGTTAGTTGAAAAATCTCTGCCTACGTTTTGTATAGCCACACCTGTAACTACTAGTATAATGGTTCAGTTTTGGGGAGTTACAATCTGTAGctaggtgacacacacacacacacacacacacacacacacacacacacacacacacacacaacaaaacatcTCCAAGCACATAGATGCAGTGATAAACAAGGTGAGTCCTTGGAGAGTTAAATGTCTGGTTAATAATGAGTCTAATTAGTATGACATGCTCTAACATGTTTCACAGCAACCAGCATACTCTCCCTTGTGGAGCACTGTCTGGAGAATACCAGCATACTCTCCCTTGTGGAGCACTGTCTGGAGAATACCAGCATACTCTCCCTTGTGGAGCACTGTCTGGAGAATACCAGCATACTCTCCCTTGTGGAGCACTGTCTGGAGAATACCAGCATACTCTCCCTTGTGGAGCACTGTCTGGAGAATACCAGCATACTCTCCCTTGTGGACCACTGTCTGGAGAATACCAGCATACTCTCCCTTGTGCAGCACTGTCTGGAGAATACCAGCATACTCTC
Proteins encoded in this window:
- the zgc:194621 gene encoding LOW QUALITY PROTEIN: uncharacterized protein zgc:194621 (The sequence of the model RefSeq protein was modified relative to this genomic sequence to represent the inferred CDS: deleted 1 base in 1 codon) — protein: MDKMPTTRVIKQKPVIETKTRVVEVKTKPVETKPASITQHKVTAPRKPRASSCPRCIHSDRCETTKTQQQVKLCAPRCDRRARSTSTAPKSTLSSSKSAVLCQKPTATSPKSTVTSSKSKEASQAGQEEERTSRPRAHYAIQSHKAFTVIPPNPKKRIEIQRKAEAELAALEDLRLSRATPYVSIDPSSVGGCLSLEEVRLKQQQEMQARRKQRQMKKYMFETSPVVLG